One Phaseolus vulgaris cultivar G19833 chromosome 4, P. vulgaris v2.0, whole genome shotgun sequence DNA window includes the following coding sequences:
- the LOC137838048 gene encoding ATP-dependent Clp protease adapter protein CLPS1, chloroplastic-like: MEAALSTALALSPNQVFNAVNPGDKNFGLKYCKDRTVVVTMAATGILGKGGGLAERPTIEKTTPGRESEFDLRKSRKTSPPFRVLLHNDNFNKREYVVQVLMKVIPGMTIDNAVNIMQEAHHNGLAVVIICAQVDAEDHCMQLRGSGLLSSIEPADGGGC, encoded by the exons ATGGAAGCTGCATTAAGCACTGCACTTGCTCTTTCACCCAACCAAGTTTTCAATGCAGTAAATCCTG GAGAtaaaaattttggtttgaaataTTGCAAAGATAGGACTGTTGTAGTGACAATGGCAGCCACTGGAATATTGGGAAAAGGTGGGGGATTGGCTGAGAGGCCAACCATAGAGAAAACAACACCTGGTCGGGAATCTGAATTTGACTTAAG GAAATCGAGGAAAACATCTCCACCATTCCGAGTTTTGCTGCACAATGACAACTTCAACAAGAGAGAATATGTTGTGCAAGTGTTGATGAAGGTGATACCTGGAATGACAATTGATAATGCAGTTAACATCATGCAGGAGGCACATCATAATGGACTAGCAGTGGTGATCATATGTGCTCAAGTGGATGCTGAAGACCACTGCATGCAGTTGAGAGGAAGTGGCCTTTTAAGTTCAATTGAACCAGCTGATGGTGGTGGTTGTTGA